The following DNA comes from Oscillospiraceae bacterium.
TAAGCGGCCTGTGGCACGGCGCGGGCCTCAACTACCTGACCTGGGGGCTGCTGCACGGCGCGTACCAGGTGGCGGGCGGGGTGCTTGCCCCGGTGCGCAAAAAGGCCTGCCAAAAGCTGCACCTCAAAGAGAACAACGCGCTGCGGGTGGTTTTCAGTACGGTGTTCACCTTTGCCCTTGTCGACTTTGCGTGGATCTTTTTCCGCTGTGACACCCTTGCCGGTGCAGGTGCGGTGATTGCCGCGCTGGGCGGAAAAAGCTCCCTGCACTTTTTTCAGCTGCTGCACGATTCCTTTACAAACGGCGCCCCCGGCTTTTGGCTGGTTGTCGGCTGCATTGCGCTTTTGACAGTGCTGGCCTGTGTGCAGTACCGCTGCGGCAGCCTGTACAAAAAGTGGCTTGCGCTGAAAGCGCCGGTGCAGTGGGCCACGCTTTTGCTTTTGTTTCTGGTGGTCAGTATCTGCGGCGTCTATGGGCCTGCCTATAGCGCGCAGTCATTCATTTATGCGATGTTTTAAAGGAGGAAACCGCTGTGGAAAAGAAAAAGAAACGCCGCCGCGCGGCGGGAATTCTCTCTCTGGTGCTGTGCGCCACCCTGCTGCTGGGGTTTGCAAACCGATACTATGTCTATAAAAACCATTACACCGACCTGCAGCAGGCGCTGTATACCTCTGACGAAAACAGCTACTCGGTTTTGTTTGCCGGCGGCAGCCATATGAGCGGCGCCATTAAGCCCGCTGTGCTGAAAAGCAGCTGCGGTATCAGCAGCTTTAACCTGGCCACTGGCGGGCAGGAGCTGTACGTGACCTACTACCTTTTGAAAGAAGCCCTGAAGCGGCAAAAACCAAAAATTGTAGTACTGGATGTGTACTACGCAATGAGTCAATCCGAGTACGGCGACGAAAGCTTTACGCACTATGTGCTGGACTCTATGCGCTTGGGGCAAAACAAAATCAGCGCCATTGAAGAGAGCGTAACGTCAAGCGACCGTGCGGCCTACTACTTTCCGCTGCTGCTCTACCACAGCCGATGGAGCGACTTTTCAGAAGTTGCACAGGACTGGAGCAAATACACCGGCACCTACAGCGGCGACTACGGATTTTTCGGCGGCACCAATACATACGGCAAAGCCATGACCTACACGAATTGGGATTACGCAGCCTGCACGGCCCTTGCGGCAAAGCAGGAAACGTACCTGCAGAAGTTTTTCCAGCTTGCAAAAGAGGAAAACTTCCAGCTGTTGCTGGTAAACTTCCCGTATGAAATGAACAGCACAGAGCTGACCCAGTGGGCCGGCGATGCCCCCGGAAAAATCAACCAAATCAAAAAAGAGGCCGCCGCGGCCAATGTGCCGTTTTTAGACCTGAATACCACCCAGATGATGCAGACCATGAACTTTGACTTTGCCACCATGATGAACAACGCTTCTCATGTAAACAGCAGCGGCGCGGACATCGTTTCAAAGTATATCGGGGATTACCTGAACGGAAACAGCTCGCAGCCGCTGACCGCCTGAGAAACTGCAGACGCGGCTCTTTGGGTAGTTTTTTGTGTACGGTATATTCATACAAAAACAGGCAGAAGGCCCGCGGAAGCAAAGCTGCTTTCGTGGGCTTTTATCGTGCAGACAGCGGGTGCTCTTTCCACACGGATTTGCCCCCCTGCGCCTGCCGGTTCTTTTTATCCGCTGCCTGAGGCGGCCGGAAAACCCGGCCGCTTTTTGCTGCCCAAAACAGATTTTTCCTTAAAAGCCGCACCCGATTGGCAAAGCCCTCTGCGTACGGTTTGTGTTTCTGTATTGCGGGCCGCCTTTCAAACAATCCATTTTATCTTGACTCTGTATGCAAATATGATATACTATTTTCAGTAAATAATTTATCTAAAATTTAATAAAAATTTTCTACGAAAGGTGATTCATAAAATGGAGTTCATCAAAGGCGCCGATCTTTCCATGTTCCCAGAGCTGGAGCAGGCGGGCGCGGTCTATTATGACCACGGAAAGCAAAAAGACCTGCTCCGCATTCTCGGGGTGTACGGAATCAACGCGGTCCGCCTGCGGCTGTGGAACAACCCGTACGACGAAAACGGCCGCCCCTACGGCGGCGGAACCAACGACTTTGCACGGACAGCAGCAATGGCAAAGCGCATTCGCGCCGCAGGTATGCAGTTTTTCTTAGATATTCATTACAGCGACTTTTGGACCGACCCCGCAAAACAGCGAAAGCCCAAGGCGTGGGAAAAGCTTTCTGGTACACAGCTGGCCAGTGCAGTTTACAACTACACCGCGCAGGTGCTGCTAAAGCTGCGTGAACAGGGCGTGCCGCCGGATATGATACAGATCGGCAATGAGCTGACCAACGGCTTTTTGTGGCCGGACGGCAGGCTGGCAGATGGGCAGCAGAATTTCCACGCGATGTGCCAGCTGCTGAAAGCCGGGCTGACCGCCGCGCGTGAAGATAACCCCGCGCGGCCGATTGTGCTGCACCTGGACAACGGCGGAAACCACGCGCTGTACCGCGGCTGGTTTGACCACGCCAAAGAAGAAGCCCTGGATTTCGACATAATCGGCCTGTCCTACTACCCGTACTGGCACGGCACGCTGGCCGACCTGAAAGCAAATATCGACGATATCAGCGCACGCTACGGAAAAGACATTTTGATTATGGAAACTTCTTTAGGCTTTACAGACAAAAAGACCGACGCGGCCGGGATTTTCAATGAAGAGCTGGCCAAAGCGACCCCTTACGGCGCTTCGCCGCAGGGGCAGGCGGACTTCCTGCGGGATTTGATTCAGGTTATCCGCCACGTACCAAACGGCCGCGGCAAAGGCTTCTTTTACTGGGAGCCGGCATGGCTGCCCCTGCCGGGCGTAACGTGGACCACCAAAGCCGGCAAAGCCTATATTCACGACACCACCCCTGAGGGTAACTCGTGGAGCAGCCAGGCGCTGTTTGACTTTGCGGGCAACGCCCTGCCGGCCTTAGAGGCCGTAAAAAAAGCATAAAAAAGCATCTCTTCCCTGCGGAAGACATGCCCCTTTGTAAACAGTTGACGAAAAAGGTGCCGAAGATTATGCTCATAATCTTTATTTGATGGGGTTGCCGTCGTTATCATACCATGTATAGCTTTTTACATTATAAATAATCCCTTGGGAATTCTGAATAGGATCAAAACCACCACTTCCATAGTCTTCATATAATCGTAAACGAGAACCTCTAACTAAAATATTTTTGTAGTCATAATATTTTACATTTGTGTGCATAAATCCATTTACATATGCAACAAGTTTCGTATTATCTCTGGTTACAATATGTTCGGGAAGATAGGAAAAGGCAGCAAAAAAGATTATATATGGGCTTAAAATAAGCAAACCAATTATTGATAGCGTTGTAAGTATGACTTTTATAGTTCTTTTTTTTATTTTGAATATAAGCTGAAATATTCCCCAAATTAACAAAATAGATGAAATAAAAATCACTAAATATGTAATCCATTGCCTAAATTCTAAATTAAAAACATTCAATAAGCAATGCAAAAAATAAAACAATGATGCAACCAGCACTCCAATAATTACAATCCAATTCTTAAACCAGCAACATATTTTTTTCATCATTCCACCTCCCATTATATAAATAACCTTGCGTTAAGCATATCACAGGTTTGGACAAGAAAAATCCACATCTTTCCCTTGATGGAAGATATGGATTTTTTGGTGCGGATAGTGGGAGTTGAACCCACACGGATTGCTCCACAGGAACCTAAATCCTGCGCGTCTGCCAATTCCGCCATATCCGCTTATGAAGCGGCCGTAAAAAACGGCCGCTTTTTTGTTTTTCAATGCGGCTTCCCGCGGGCCGCCGCTTTCTGCACCAGCGCAAAAGAATCTGCACCGTGTTTTATTATATCGTAAAAACCGTGCGGTAGCAATGTTTATTTAGCCCAAAAAGCCTTTTTCCAGCATAGACTGCGCCGCAAGCATAGAGCCAAGGCGTGCGCTCTGGAAATTAAGGCCGCCCTGCATCCACACAGCCCACGGTGCGCGCAGCGGTGCATCGGCGCTCAGCTCGATCGAAGCGCCCAGCGTAAAGGCGCCCGCCGCCATAATGACCTGGCAGTCGTAGCCGGGCATGTCCCACGGCTCGGGCAGCACAAAGGAATCGACCGGCGACCCTTTCTGCACCCCCTGGCAAAACGCAATCAGCGCCTCGCGGGTGCGCAGCAGCACCGCCTGAATAATATCAGCGCGCGGCTCGTCCCACCGCGGGGTCACGTCGTAGCCAAGCTGCTCAAACAAAGCAGAGGTAAAGACGGCGGTTTTCAGCGCTTCACCGGTCACGTGCGGCGCGTGGAACGCGCCCATAAACAGCTCGCGGTTGTTGCCCAGGGTGCAGCCGATTTCCCGGCCGGTGCCAGGCGTGGTCAGGCGGTAAGCGCAGCTTTCGACCAAATCTTTGCGGCCGGCGATGTAGCCGCCGGTGGGGGCAATGCCGCCGCCCGGGTTTTTAATCAGCGAACCGGCCATCAAGTCGGCGCCGTGCGAAACCGGCTCATCTTTCTGTACAAATTCGCCGTAGCAGTTGTCTACCATGACAATGCAGTCCGGCGCTTTGCGCTTGACGATTGCCGCAATCTTTTCAATATCTTCGACAAACAGAGAGGGGCGCAGGCTGTAGCCGCGGCTGCGCTGGATATACGCCATCTTTAAGCCCGGCTGCACCGCCGCCTCGATCGCCGCGTAGTCCGGCGTGCCGTCTTTTTTCAGGTCTACCTGTTTGTAATGAATGCCGTATTCTTTCAAAGAACCGTTGCCGTCGCCTGAAAGGCCGATGACGCTCTGCAGGGTGTCATACGGCACACCGGTAAGCGAAAGCATGGTGTCGCCCGGGCGCAGCACGCCAAAGAGCGCCACAGTCAGCGCATGCGTACCGGAAACAAAATTGTAGCGCACCAAGGCGTCCTCGGCACCAAGCGCAGAGGCAAAAACCCGGTCGAGTGTTTCGCGGCCGCGGTCGCCGTAGCCGTAGCCGGTGCTGGCGACGAAGTGGCTTTCACTGACGCCGTTTTCAATGAAAGCCGCCAGCATTTTCTGCTGGTTGTAGTCGGTCACTTTATCGATACGCGCAAGCGCCGGCGCGGCTTTTTGCAGAGCCTCGTCCGCGGCGTCGGTAATCTTTTTATCAATATGGAAATAGGGATAAATCTGCAACGTTATTTTCTCCTTTATGTATTATTGCTAAAATAAAATACAAATTGTAAATTATAATACGTGCTTACCGGCAGATGTACAGGGCCGCCGCCTGTCGTTTTGTATTATCCTTCTTAAAAATACAGAATGTATTTTTGAGTGGATTTGTGCAAAGCCTGCAGAGGAATATTCCTTTTTGTATTATTTTGTCGAAAAATACGGAATAAATATCCCCCTGACAGGCACGCCCTACGGGCCTTTGCGGGCAGCTATATGTCATTCTGTATTATATTAATATAAAATTACAATATGTATTTTTACGACAGGTGCGCTTTGCTACAGCTGCCAAAGACAGTGAACCCCATCTCTTCATAGTGCGCACGCAGGCGCGGGTCACACAGCAAAATGATTTTGCGCGGCGCGGCCTTTTCAGCCAAGGCCGACAACACCGCCGCAAAAAGGCCGTTTCCGCGCTCCTCAAGCGAAGCCGCCCCCGCAAAAAGCAGAGCCTGCTTTGGCGAAAGCGCCGCCGCCGCACAGGCACACAGGCTGTTGTACCGGTAAATGCCCGCCGCAAGCGCCGCCCCGTGCCGCAGCCGGTGACTCATATCCAGGTAAAACGGCTCAAAAGCCGGCGTGACAAAGTTTACATTCGAGCAGGCATTCAGCAGCGCATACATATCCACCAGCCGCAGGGCGTCTGGCCGGGCAACCTGCCCCGCAAGGCGCATCTGCGCACCCGCCGGCAGCGGCACGCCCGGGATATCCCCTTTCAGCCGCATTTCCAGCCCGCTGCCCAGCGGGGTCAGACCCATCTGGCGCAGGTTTTCTTTCGTACTCATTACATTTCTAATTCCAATATAATACAGGAATTCGCGAAGCTCCTCGACGCTTTCGCGCGGCACGATACCGCACAGGGTGGCAGTGTCGTCCTGCTTGCGCAGGATAAAGCCGTCCCCTTCCCAAAAGCGCGCGGCCGCAGTCGAGGTGCCGTATGCCATGGCGCTGGAAACGATACTGCAGCCCAGCGTACCCTGGTCATAGGCAAAAAGCCGCGCGCGATCATTTACCGCCCAGAGCATTCTGTCCCCGCAATCCGGCTGGCAAGGTGCTGCAGCAGCACACCCGCGGCCTCATAATCTGCGCGGCTGACAGCGCCCATAGGCGCATGCAGGCAGCGGCACGGCAGAGAAACTGCCACGCTGCGCACCCCGCCGCGGCTGACATGAATAGCGCCGGCGCTGCCGGCACCGGCAGCGCTCTCTTTCCACTGGCAGGGCACGCCGGCCCTGCGGGCCTCTTCAAAGGCCCACTTCGTGTACATCTGGTCATAAATCGTGCCATGGTCCATAAAGGAAATGGCCGGCCCCTGCCCTAAGCGGCAGGCCTCGCGGTCGGTTTCTGTGCCGGGCACATCGCCGGCGGCGGTGCACTCTACCGCAATGGCCGCCTGCGGGCCGGCAAGGTACGCGGCGGTGCGCGAACCATTCATTCCGGTTTCGTCCTGTACCGTAAATGAAAATACCGTATCATATTCCCAATCCGGCTGCTGCAGTAGGTGAATCAGCAGCGCACAGCCCGCGCGATCATCCAGCGCGCGGCTTCTGACGCAAAAGCCGTTTTCCTCGTACACACTGTCAAAGGTGACCATGTCGCCGGGGGTAACGGCGGCCGCCGCCTCGGCACGGTCTTTGGCGCCGATATCAATGTACAATTCATCTTTCGGAATTGCTTTTCCGCGTTCTTCTTTTTTCAGCAGGTGAATCGGCTTGAGACCGACAACGCCCGCCACGGTTTTTTCTCCCTGGCCTATGGTGACGCTGCGGCCGGGCAGCACGCGCGAGTCAATACTGCCCACTGTGTCAAAGTGCAGAAAGCCCTCGCCGGTGATATGCGTGACGACCAGGCCGACCTCGTCCATATGGGCGCTCATCAGCAGGCGGGTCTTGGCGCGGTTTCTGCCCTTTTTGTAGGCAA
Coding sequences within:
- a CDS encoding glycosyl hydrolase 53 family protein, whose protein sequence is MEFIKGADLSMFPELEQAGAVYYDHGKQKDLLRILGVYGINAVRLRLWNNPYDENGRPYGGGTNDFARTAAMAKRIRAAGMQFFLDIHYSDFWTDPAKQRKPKAWEKLSGTQLASAVYNYTAQVLLKLREQGVPPDMIQIGNELTNGFLWPDGRLADGQQNFHAMCQLLKAGLTAAREDNPARPIVLHLDNGGNHALYRGWFDHAKEEALDFDIIGLSYYPYWHGTLADLKANIDDISARYGKDILIMETSLGFTDKKTDAAGIFNEELAKATPYGASPQGQADFLRDLIQVIRHVPNGRGKGFFYWEPAWLPLPGVTWTTKAGKAYIHDTTPEGNSWSSQALFDFAGNALPALEAVKKA
- a CDS encoding methionine gamma-lyase family protein, which encodes MQIYPYFHIDKKITDAADEALQKAAPALARIDKVTDYNQQKMLAAFIENGVSESHFVASTGYGYGDRGRETLDRVFASALGAEDALVRYNFVSGTHALTVALFGVLRPGDTMLSLTGVPYDTLQSVIGLSGDGNGSLKEYGIHYKQVDLKKDGTPDYAAIEAAVQPGLKMAYIQRSRGYSLRPSLFVEDIEKIAAIVKRKAPDCIVMVDNCYGEFVQKDEPVSHGADLMAGSLIKNPGGGIAPTGGYIAGRKDLVESCAYRLTTPGTGREIGCTLGNNRELFMGAFHAPHVTGEALKTAVFTSALFEQLGYDVTPRWDEPRADIIQAVLLRTREALIAFCQGVQKGSPVDSFVLPEPWDMPGYDCQVIMAAGAFTLGASIELSADAPLRAPWAVWMQGGLNFQSARLGSMLAAQSMLEKGFLG